ACTCCGTTTTTAAAAGAATAATGCTCACCGGCATTTAATGACCCTGCCGCAATTATATTACCGGTTGTTAAATTTCTTACAGTAAAGCCTGTCGCGTTTTCATATGCGAAGACAATAAAATCATCTCCACTAGAGCTGTATTGTCTTGACATCCAGGTATTCAGTTTTGTTGAAACAGCTCTTCCGGCTTCATCAATTGCAAAGAAACCATTAACTGTAGAGGATATTGCGTCACCGACCAGAACGGTATAAGTTTTATTTCCTACAATTCTGAAAACGCCGCTTCCGTAATTAAATGTATGATACTTATCTGTGTTCAGAGTCTGTGTTCCTTTCTGTGTTCCGTTTGCGTCATAAACTGTTATTGATGTGTTGTCGAAATAGGAGAAGACTGTGATATCACCGAAAGTATAAACGGTTGTTGCGAAATTAGCGTTTGTTTCCTTTGCCGCTTGGAAAGGACCCGGCAGAGGGAAATTCATTTCAATTTCTGAAACAGCTTTTGTCTCTTTTATCTCTCTTTTGTCGGATTGCGCGACAAGACTGATCTGAAAGAAGAATAAAAGAATTAATAATGCTGATGTAAGTTTGATTTTCATGCGCCCTCCTTAAGACATATTTATGTCTTGGAATTATATATGAAAAGAATAGTCTGACCTGATCTATAAGGATATTTTAATAAGGGCTTATTGGTTTGAAATAAGTCTTTATGATTTTGATGGGACTGCTGTCGGAATTCAATTAAGCTGCATTTGTTTTCTTTCATTCCAGTTCATAGGAACAGTATGAAGTTTCGTTATCTAATACAACATCCGAGAGCAACTTAAAGGATGACGCGGCCAAAGTCAACCTATTATTCGGTGCTTGTGACAGAGAAGAGATAATAAAAAAAATGCCGGACAGGCCGGCATTCTAAAATTTAATTATAATTCTTTATTCGTTTTGCGGAGGCAGACTCCTTTTTCTTCCTTTGAGAAAATAGGCAATTGTAAGGAATACAATTACAGCAATCAGGCCAACATAAATCCAGTTGAATGCTGATGCAGGCGCAACTTTCTCTTTCCATACAGCTATCCGTGCATCAATAGTATCTTTGTTCGCCTCTGTCATCATATTGTTTTCTATAAGGATGGGGATCCATACCGGCTCTATCTGGGGAAAGTAGACGCTGTCTGTAAAAGTGTAAAAATTCCGCTCGGTTTCGTCGGAGCTCTTGACGCCGAGATTTTTTATTTCGTCATCAATAAACGAAACAGCGCTGTTGGTGAATTGATCGCCGCTGCTGAAGGGGAGCATCGGGATCTGTTTCTCGCGGAAGAGTTTCGCTATCCGGCTCCACATCTCTTCGTTGATTCGCTGATTCCAGTCGTTGAACATTCCGTCTATGTTCCCGATCTCAACGGCCTTCTCTCTTTTATCGAGATAGACATCGGCAAGCCGCGGACCGATCTGTTTCCAGACCTTATTGAAATCGCGGTACTGATTCTTCATTTCGGCAAGATCTTCCGGAGTAAGCTGTGTAACACGCATGAATTGAATGTTGTCGCTGATTGTTCTTTCTATATTATAGAAGAGATTACGGCTGTCGACTTTTGAAATAATCGATTGTTTCTCGGCCTCATTTAGCGATGAAGGCGAGTTAACGAATTCCGCCAGAAGACTATCCACAATATCCCTTACCAGTAAATCTCTCTGCTGAATATTGCTCTTTAACTGTGCAACGAGTTTCTGAAGCGAGGCAATTGTTGCGGCATCCTTTTCAACACGAAGATTAAGCTGGCGGATCTGACCGATCAGATTCTGATTCTTTTCGCTAAGCTCTGTAACCTGTGTCTTCAGTGTTCCGACTTCGCTTGTAAGCTCGACTATCTGTGTAAAATCCCCCTTCCTTATCTCAAGCGCCTTTTCAAGTTTTGCGAAGGATGTCTCAAAATTATCGGGGTAGAGACTTTTATCGAGAAGAGGTTTATCCGGTAGAAATTCCTCTTTTATCTTTGCGATATCCGCCGAGATAGTGTTGCATTCGTCGAGAGTTGAAGCGTTTTTAATGGCTTCTTCCATCTGCTTGTATTTCGTTTTAAAATTCTGTGTCTTTTCGTAGTCCGATTGTGAAAATGAAACAGAGGAAATTATTATCGATAGTATTGTCAGCAATACAATTTTCTTCTTCATCTGTTACCTCACTATTCCTTTATGGTTCAGCAGATATTTTTTGGATCCGTCTATCAACTCGATGTTCGGGGATTTCTGATTAAATATTGGGGATGTTAACTTCTCCGTTTCCGAGATTAAAATTTTATTCTCCAGTTTCATACCGTTTTCAACAGGAATAAAAACATATACATTCATATATTCTTTTCCGGTCATGTAGTAATAACCTGTTTTATCGCGGATTATCCTTATCTCTTTACCGGCAAAAGAAGTTGAGTCTTTAAACTCTTCATAATAAAGCTTTTTCAAATTGATGGAAAATGTATACCGGTCCTCGGCAACAAAACCTTTATCGTCAACCTTCAGTACATTTTCTACAGGCCATGAAAAATCGGACGGCGTTAAAACCAGGGATGAACAGCCTGCTATACCGATCAATACAACCACGGAAATCGCTAAGCGGCATATCGTCATTTTTAATCTCCTCCAAATAATTTACACGGATTAACTTAATGAATTAGTTGATTATTTAGTAGATAGCTTTTGCTATTTTTGCATTGATACTTGCCGGATGTCAACACCTGGTTTTTCAAATCCGGATTAATTCGATTAACAAAAATGACTGGTTGCGATTTATGAATCCGTACCGCGGACTTAAAGAGATTCCGCATAACATCTGGATACTGGCGTTCGCCACTCTGATAAACCGCTCCGGAACAATGGTTCTTCCGTTCCTTGCGATTTATATGGCTAAGGATTTCGGTGTGAGTGCAGGCAGCGCAGGGCTGGTTCTTGCGTTCTACGGATTTGGCGCACTCTTAACTGCGCCGATAGTCGGAAAGTTATCCGATAAACTCGGTGCTCTGCGGGTAATGAAATTATCTCTTGTCTTCACCGGTCTGATGCTCTTTGCGTATCCTTTCATAACGGATTACTATCTAATACTCGGCTATACGGTAATCTGGTCTGTTGTCAGCGAAGCATTCCGTCCGGCGAATCTTTCGTTAATATCAACCGAATCAGAACCGGCCAAAAGGAAAATTTCGTTTGCATTAAACCGGCTTGCTATAAATCTCGGTATGAGTATTGGCCCGGTTGTCGGCGGAATTCTGACCACAATCGATTTTAAATTACTTTTCTATGTAGACGGAGTTACGTCGATTGTCGCCGGTATTTTCCTTATGATCGCACGGTTTGATACGCACGAATCATACACTGAAACCAATCCTGCAAAAACAGAAGAGGGGATTTCAAGTCATGGTGATGTATCTGTAAATGGATCGGGTATTTTGAAGGATAAAGTTTTTCTTCTTTTTCTGTTTTCACTCATTCCGGTTAATATCGTTTTCTTTCAGCATATCGGCGGACTTCCACTATATATAGTGCGCGATCTGGAGTATTCTGGCGCCATTTTTGGAATCCTGTCTGCAATAAATACGGTGATAATTATTTTTATTGAAGTACCCCTTAATAACGCTATGGCCGCGTGGGATGACAGACGGGCTCTCGCTCTCGGCGCTCTTTTATGCGGAATAGGTTTTGGACTGATGGTCATTTCGGAAAACATCTTTTTCATTTCATTCACTATAGTTATATGGACTTTCGGCGAGATGATTTTTTTCCCCGCGAGCACTTCTTACACGTCAGCTCTATCACCCCCGAATAAAAGAGGGGAGTATATGGGATATTTCCAGATGACTTTCAGTCTTGCGCTTATGATCGGTCCATGGCTCGGAACAGAAGTGCTGGATCTGCTTGGTGCAGACGTATTATGGCTCGGTTCATTTCTGTTCAGTTCAA
This Melioribacteraceae bacterium DNA region includes the following protein-coding sequences:
- a CDS encoding MFS transporter; its protein translation is MNPYRGLKEIPHNIWILAFATLINRSGTMVLPFLAIYMAKDFGVSAGSAGLVLAFYGFGALLTAPIVGKLSDKLGALRVMKLSLVFTGLMLFAYPFITDYYLILGYTVIWSVVSEAFRPANLSLISTESEPAKRKISFALNRLAINLGMSIGPVVGGILTTIDFKLLFYVDGVTSIVAGIFLMIARFDTHESYTETNPAKTEEGISSHGDVSVNGSGILKDKVFLLFLFSLIPVNIVFFQHIGGLPLYIVRDLEYSGAIFGILSAINTVIIIFIEVPLNNAMAAWDDRRALALGALLCGIGFGLMVISENIFFISFTIVIWTFGEMIFFPASTSYTSALSPPNKRGEYMGYFQMTFSLALMIGPWLGTEVLDLLGADVLWLGSFLFSSITALMFLFFKDKSVVTNNIESK